CGCAGCGCGGCGTCGGCCACGATGATCGGCTCGAAGCCCTGCTCCACGAGCTTCTCGCGCACGAGGAGGATGTTCGCCAGGCGCGCCGTGTCGCCCTCCGTCGCGTGGGCGACGTTCGATCCGTCGATCAGCGCGCGGGGCCGGTGGTCGCCCGCATCGCTGCCGTGCGGTGGCGACTCGTGCGAGTGCGGGGAATGCACGTCGGAAGCCATGCCTCGGCCTCGGGCAAGTCGCGTGCGCGCATCGGTCGACGGCCGATCGGCCGGAGTGGACGCACCCCAGCCATACGGGCATCTTTCGCCGCCGACGGGGAGTCCCGCCCCGAATCCCGCCATTCCGCGTCATGCCGAGCCTTCGCGCCACCGTCAAACACTCGAACCACTGGGCCGCGCGGCTGCTGCGCGGGGCCGTGTACGGTGCGCGAAACTTCACGCTGCCCGTGCCTCGGCCCGTCGTGGTGCCGCTGGTGAAGGGGTTCATCGCGCTGCGCGCCGTGTACTACTGGCTGGTGCGCGTGTTCGTGTGCGAGCCGTTCTTCAAGGCGCAGTGCGCGCGCTACGGCGACGGCGTCCGCACGGGCACGTTCCTCCACTGGATCATGGGCGCGGGCGACATCGTGGTCGGCGACCGCGTGCACGTCGAGGGCAAGGTCAGCTTCATCTTCGCGTCGATCCTTCCCGAGCGGCCGCGCATCGAGCTCGGCGACGACACGTACGTCAGTCACCTCTGCACGTTCATCGCGGCGCGGCGGATCACCGTCGGGCGACACGTGCACATCGCGAACGGCGTGACGATCTTCGACTCGCCCGGCCACCCGCTGGACGCCGAGCGGCGCACGGCGGGGATGGCGCCGGATCCCGAGGACATCCGCGCCGTATGCATCGGGGACAAGGTCTGGATCGGCACCGGCGCCAGGATATTTCCAGGCGTGACGGTCGGCGAGGGGAGCGTGATCGGGATGGGCGCGATCGTCACGCGGGACGTGCCGCCGTACTCGCTCGCCGCGGGCAATCCCGCCCGCGTCATCCGCTCGCTGCGCCCCGCGCGAGACGGGCACGATGCGCCGACCCTGCCCGCGACGACCATCGCGACCCATCCCTAGCATGCCCGCGCCCACCGACCGCCGCTACTGGCTGATGAAGTCCGAGCCCGAGTCGTTCGGGTTCGACGACCTGTGGAACGCGCCGGACCGCACGACGGGATGGGACGGCGTGCGCAACTACCAGGCGCGCAACTTCATGCGCGACGACATGCACGTCGGCGACGGCGTGCTGTTCTACCATTCCAGCGGCACCCCCACGGGTGTGGCGGGCATCGCGGAGGTCGCGCGGGCGGCGTACCCCGATCCGACCGCGTTCGACCCGCGCGACCCGCACTACGACGCGAAGAGCCGCCCCGACGCGCCGACGTGGCTGATGGTCGACGTGCGCGCGGTGGAGAAGCTGCCGCAGTTCGTGACGCTCGACGCGCTGCGGGCCGAGCCGGGGCTCGCCGAGATGCAGGCGCTGCGGCGCGGCAACCGACTGAGCATCACGCCGGTGACGGCGGCGGAGTGGAAGCTCGTGCGCAAGCTCGGCGGCCTGCGCTGAGGATTGGACGCCCCTTAGATTTC
This DNA window, taken from Gemmatirosa kalamazoonensis, encodes the following:
- a CDS encoding EVE domain-containing protein is translated as MPAPTDRRYWLMKSEPESFGFDDLWNAPDRTTGWDGVRNYQARNFMRDDMHVGDGVLFYHSSGTPTGVAGIAEVARAAYPDPTAFDPRDPHYDAKSRPDAPTWLMVDVRAVEKLPQFVTLDALRAEPGLAEMQALRRGNRLSITPVTAAEWKLVRKLGGLR
- a CDS encoding acyltransferase — protein: MPSLRATVKHSNHWAARLLRGAVYGARNFTLPVPRPVVVPLVKGFIALRAVYYWLVRVFVCEPFFKAQCARYGDGVRTGTFLHWIMGAGDIVVGDRVHVEGKVSFIFASILPERPRIELGDDTYVSHLCTFIAARRITVGRHVHIANGVTIFDSPGHPLDAERRTAGMAPDPEDIRAVCIGDKVWIGTGARIFPGVTVGEGSVIGMGAIVTRDVPPYSLAAGNPARVIRSLRPARDGHDAPTLPATTIATHP